One region of Desulfonatronum thioautotrophicum genomic DNA includes:
- a CDS encoding GTP-binding protein, with protein MAKAKFERNKPHVNVGTIGHIDHGKTTLTAA; from the coding sequence ATGGCCAAGGCAAAATTTGAGCGGAACAAGCCGCACGTAAACGTTGGCACCATCGGCCACATCGACCACGGCAAGACGACGTTGACCGCCGCGAT